TTATAAGGTATTccgagaaggagaaaatattgaaCAAGAGTAGAATTATAGAAggagataaaaggaaaaggactgACATAGAAATTTATATATACAAGGTATTCCATTTTCTTCCATATCACCCTAACTTttgatttgttttcaaaaatcattgtaTCTATCTCAAATTTTTCcgttgattttggtcaaagtacccaaaatcggTTGACCAGATCCGACACGGATCTCACACCCATACCCACACCCacgtcgtgtcgacacgggtgcggcactgaaagtgaagagtccgagcaacttagcttTTTAGCATTTTCAAGGTAAAAATTCACACGTGTGTGTCAAGATTGCTCCTTTTTAGCATTTTCAGGTTTAATTTTGTGATGTCATATTTACCTCAATGTTAGCTTGagtaaattatatttatatacaGTGTTGGACGATTGTAAGAGAATCtctatattatatacaaaatgcCAATCCTATGAATGTATTACCTTTAATTTGGTGTCCAACATATGTTTATAATTCCTGAATTCTAATGAGGAAAAGCACAAAAAGTAAACACTATATTTACAAGTTTTACAAGGTGAACTTGCACATCTCTCTGCGGTGGCTAAGTTAATCATGTTTTACTTGTAAGTTCAGCTCAAAGTTGTGTTCCTTTAATAGCCAACTGGAATTTAGCTAGAGAAAAATCACAGGAACACACTATGAATTTGAAATATGCACTCTCATCAAGTGTGACATAAGATTTGGTTAATGATAAAATATTACCACCTTGGAATATTTTGATCCCTGGTTTTTAAAACAACTACTTGTGTTGTTAATTTCATTTTTTGCCAAAACAAAGTAAATCTCTTTGAGGTTAAACTATACAAATACCTAGGTTTCATAGTTTTGACTCTGCGATAAATTACTTGTATGAGATTTTCTCTTTTGTTGGTCTAAGTATACAAACTGCTTCTTTCTAAAAACGTGTTGGGTGTGCGAACAAAGTCCCGCATTAGTAgctgaaaagaaaaggaaacataTAAGGTGTATATGTGAAGCCTTTTGGGGAAAACCGTGCAAGCTTGACTCTAAGCGGACAATATCACCGAATATTAAGAGTGTCTGTGGGCTGGCTTAGCCCAACAAACGTTTATGTGAAATTTCGGTATATGCTTTTTTATTTCAAATTAAAACATTTGACAGTTGATACATCTGTTGAGTTTAGGATTTTGATAAACAAGGTTCAGTATCTTTTTTTTTGTTCACGTGAATTTTCTTCAATGGTTTAAGCGGAGGCATCCCTTTTTTTTGGTTTAAGCGACCCTTGTGGTccagcccttccccggaccccgcgcatagcgggagcttagtgcaccgggctgccctttttttctGGTTTAAGCGGAGGCATCCCGAAGCAAGATACTCTTGGAATTGATTGgaaattaaaatatgaaatatacGTCCAAAAGTTACAAATTGTACATTGTTTAGTAGAGTGACATATACTGGACAAGGATTTGCTTATGAATCAACCTATACTATGATCTCTAGCTTCTGCCAATAGCTTTTATGTCATGGATAAGTTAAGGTGGATTTAGGATTTGAAGTTAGTGGGTGTAGAGTTCTACTACTGTAGCAGTCAGCTGGAATCTTTATCTAAGTTCAACTACTATAGCAGTCAGCTTGTATAGAGTTCTACTACTGTAGCAGTCAGCTTGTATAGAGTTCTACTACGGTAGCAGTCAGCTTGTATAGAGTTCTACTACTGTAGCAGTCAGCTGGAAACCCAAACTATTGAAGAACTGGAGCCTGTTGCAAGAGCACAGTGATATTGGGGTGATTATTAATGGGATCTTTATCTATGTTCAATATGTTATTGCTCTGTTGGAACCTAAGCAACTTATTATGCTGGGCTTAACTATTTTTTGACTAGATAAAAGTTGGCGTGAATGTGGATTTTCTTTCCTACCTTAAGTTATCATTAATTTCTCAGTTGATCTAccgaaaaaaaatgaaaaaatcgttgatttctgaaaaaaaaaaaaatgaaaaaatcgtTGATTTCTGAAAAAAGCATCATATCAAACTCTGTACAGAATTCGGTTTCCGAGAGATATAGGGGAACTTACTGATTTTTCAATTGAACAACTGAGGTTTTGGTCGTTTGGAGCAAGTTGTAGCCGGGAGAgtaaaaaatattaatatcaGTATTTAGTGTGAGATTATAAGAGGAAAGGACAACACAAGCTTACTGGTGCAAACTGATAGGAATGGCCAAATGGGGTGGGTTAGCTGGTCAGGGCTTGGGTTTGGCTGAAGCGACAGATTGTTGGCCAAACTACGAACAACATTTAAGGTAAGGCCGTGGGACCATGGGCCGCTGAATGGAAAAACGGAAAGTCAAACGATGCAAATGAGGAATTTCTATCGTGCTACTTTACTTTTCTTTCCTGGTTATTTCTTGCATGATCATCATTACTCACATTTTTTGTGTTTACAACATTCTAGATTCACATATTTTTGGTACCGTCGTGTATCTTTCTGTAGTAGTGGCTCACTTGAAGAAGCTGAGTGAAGGAAGTTAGAGAACTTGACTTTCTTAGCAAGATACCTTTTGCTTTGTTGTCACAGTTTGTAGATGTAGGGACCATGGTCTCCCCAACTGTCTATGCACGACGCAGTATCTGTTATCTCATGTGTGATCAACCTGATGCGGCCCTTCGTGATGCTATGCAAGCACAATGCGTTTATCCAGATTGGCCAATGGCTTTCTACATGCAGTCAGTTGCGCTTGCCAAACTGGACATGCACCAAGATGCTGCAGACATGTTAAATGAGGCTGCTGGACTTGAAGAGAAGAAGCAGAAAAGTTGGAAAGGATCGTAAAGGTATCCTGTTTCAGATAATAAAGTGATTGTCCAGAATTCATCTCCCCTGATTTGTAAAAATGTTGATAGAGATATAGCCATCTTCTTGTTTGCAAATGTATCCAGTTATTGGTAAGTTAATGATAGGTTCTTCTCCTTTTGGTCAAATATGATCAGCTTTAACCCGTAGATGATGTAAGAGAGGAAAAGTGCTCATTAGGCTGCACAGGTTTAGCTCTCCACCCCCCACATCTCCACTCTAAGATAAATAGATTTTGCCATACATATGTAATGTTGAAAACGTTTAATGGCTAATTGTTGCTTACTAACATTCAGAATAATTGTGAATTCCAGTGAGATTGAGGACAACGGGACACCTGATAGTTCTGGTAATTGAGGCCTTCAGCTTCTTATAAACTCCTTTCTCTAATGGTAACTGTTTATCCTACTATATGTGGAAGTAGGAACTGAAATCACGGCCTTCTGGGTCTCAAGTTAATattgttatgtatgttcatggaATACAGTAACATGTGGATTCTTTAAGAGAAAATTTGAAAGAAGTGTAACAGAGGACATATTATGGACCTGTAGTAGTTTGTAGATTCAGAAGGATGCACAACTGGTGGGCATCCACCAATCACATTTGTTCTGAATTTTCTATTGGATATGAGGGAGTTAATGGCTATTAATTCCTTTTTGGTGGTCTAAACAGAATTCACAATAGCCAAGATGATAAGGTGAAGGAAGTGAAAAAAGAAATTTAGCAGGAATGGTTGTGCCTGCACTGCATGATGTCATTAAAGTAGAGAAGTCACCATTTTTAAGATTCTTCCCTTACATTAAACTTCCAACTGCCTCGGAgcaattttattacaataacaAATAAAGACTAGCTAAAATTTACAAAGTTTTTAAAGTTTAACTGTCTTAGAATTAATTTCAGACAAGCACGTATGAAGTGGAAATCGCGTGTCTGAAGTGAAATTATTCCAGAAGTGTATGCTAATACAAGTGAGCATATACAACAATAACTATGCCTTAGTCCCAAACAAATTTTGGGTCGGCGATACAAGTTAAGCATATGATATCTATTGTAGGGCAAACAGTGAGATGCAAGGCTAGCAAGGTACCTCCATCAGTGAATTCGACATCAACCGAGATCTGAAGCTAAATGTGCAAGCAGAAGAAGACGTACGATAGTGGTCCAATAACAATACCTAATACTGACTCGAATTTAGCTTAAAGGATATATCCTCTTTCTTTCTACGATTGGTTTGTTTTGATATAAAAGACAGACAAAGACAAAGAAGTGATTGACTTTTTCGGGCTGCTACAAAGTTGATGAAGGTAACCTTACAGATACAAAGACGTGAATGACTTTTTAAAGGGCTTATCTAGATTTGACCAACGTAACCATATACTCCTTCGGTTCCATTTTGCGTAGTGACTTTAAGAGTATGAGAGTCAAACTATTTAACTTTTGTGGTAATTCGGCAAAGAATTTCCAAATTTTGAAATAATATTGACATAACACAAACGCAAAGTACTATGAGCCACAATTGTTAATAAtccaaaatatttcaaaaatatcatGGTTAAAGAAGAATTTCTTTCTAAATTGTAAATGATGTTACATAAAGTAAAACAGTACTCCTATACCATATATTTACCAACCTATAAACCTCAGCTCTTCATCCACACTCTACCAGGAACATTTCAATAATCCCAGAATGTTACGTGGTCATAGATGATCGGCCAGAGGTTCAGCGAATTAGAGTCCACTTTTTTGTTTAATACTCCTATACAAAATGGATGTCAGGGACACTATATATTACTCCCTACATTCACTTTTACTTtggcatgtatactaaaaataaattttcatttttatttgtcattttacgcatatcaagagaagataaAAAAATTTCCTATTATacccacagtatttattactcatttcaaattattttctcaaatccaataaaatatgcatcaattaatatgggtatcatggtaaattatgcacttcatttattatttcttaaggggcgtgaaaAATCGTGCAATGTAAAAGTGAACTGGGAGAGTTCAAAAACTTAAGAGCCGCCTATTAATATTTGTAACTTGTCAACTTAAGCTGGTGAATAAAAAATTGGATAAGGCAGGCTATGAGATTATCCTTCTTTATTGAACAATATCTGGtcacaagtcacaactactatactaGACTTTATACGATGTCTCCATCAACCTACAGGgtagatgtatatatatatccccCCACTCCTTTACTTGCTTGCCATCTCTTCTTCACCAATTTATTACGCTAGTTAAAAAGGTCAAAATGAGACTTTTGGAGTTCACAGCTCTTTCATCTCTACTAGTCTTGTTTCTGCTCCTGGCTGTCTCGGCAGAACAATGCGGTAAACAGGCGGGAGGTGCACGTTGTCCCTCGGGAATGTGCTGCAGCAACTTTGGATGGTGCGGAAACACTCAAGACTATTGTGGTCCGGGAAAGTGTCAAAGCCAGTGTCCTTCTGGCCCTGGACCTACCCCAAGACCACCCACCCCTACTCCTGGTCCTAGTACCGGGGACAtcagcaacatcatcagcagtTCCATGTTTGATCAGATGCTCAAGCATCGCAATGATAATACATGCCAAGGGAAGAGCTTTTATACGTATAATGCCTTTATCACTGCTGCAAGATCATTTCGTGGCTTTGGCACCACCGGTGACACCACCAGGCGAAAAAGGGAGGTTGCTGCTTTCTTTGCCCAAACCTCTCATGAAACTACTGGTAAGCCTGCCTGCTATGCTACCTTCATATTATAACCTTTAATTTCTCAAATGCCAAATATATATAGCAAACAAATCAGTTGAGATTGATTAATTGACAATGGACCCTTTTGGCAGGAGGATGGGATACAGCACCGGATGGGAGATACGCATGGGGTTACTGCTACCTTAGGGAACAAGGCAACCCTCCAAGCTACTGTGTTCAAAGTTCTCAGTGGCCATGTGCTCCTGGCCAGAAATATTACGGAAGAGGCCCCATCCAAATTTCATAGTGAGtttttatatttctgtttatATTGACACATATCTTCTTGGCTCTTGCAATAGGGCTGTGCTCCTCCAAATTTTGACCGAAGCTCTCTTTCGAAAAAAACGCAAAAATAACTTTTGGTCACATGCATCATGAAACATTAAGTCTCATTTTTTTGATGTTTAATTCAGCAACTACAACTACGGGCCTTGTGGAAGAGCCATAGGGCAGAACCTCCTAAACAATCCTGATCTGGTGGCCACCAATGCTGTCGTCTCATTTAAGTCAGCAATTTGGTTTTGGATGACGGCTCAGTCACCGAAGCCATCTTGCCACGATGTGATCACGGGGCGATGGACACCATCGGCGGCTGACAGAGCAGCGAACCGCCTCCCAGGATATGGTGTCATAACAAACATCATCAATGGGGGATTGGAATGTGGGCATGGCTCTGACGCTAGGGTCCAAGATCGTATTGGTTTCTATAGGAGGTACTGTTCCATTCTTGGAGTAAGTCCTGGAGACAACATTGACTGCGGCAACCAGAAGTCTTTTAACTCTGGCCTCTTGCTTGAGACTATGTAATCGCCTCAGTTGTATTTACTTTCACCCACACCCACCCTGGTGTAATAATCTACTTATTAATTTGTGATATATAGGACCACGACTGTACCGTATACAATAAGCAAAGAGTTCGTCCACAATGTACagtggattttttttctttctttttttatatacTGGTTTGGGTACTAATTAATGAACATCATGTAAATGTTCGGCCTTGTGTGGGACATATGTGTGCCTTATGCTCTAGCCTCTAAGTCGCCCATGAGGCAGAAATTTTTTATGTGCAGAATGGTTAAAATTCATTTGAAATCGTTCATCTTAATTCCGCGTTCACATTATTCTTTTTAGCCTTCACATTATAGGTTTGAAAAAGATAGGTAACATTACCTTACTTGGCAGTCATTGAATTCGTGTAGAGTCAAGTCAGCAATGCAGTTTCTGAATGAATTGAGCATGGAGATAACTCTGTAATTCCGCTCCATATATATCTTTTGATTCCTTGCCAGCTGCCGCGTACAAAAAGAAATTTAGCTTATTGGATTAGCCACGTATTTTACGCTCTAGGGGTTATATAATTAGCAGGCCCTCATGGAGTGCTCTGTTTCAACCTAGAGGAAGAGGCCCTTGGCTTGTTCTCCAAACAAGGAACCaaatttgactgtaaaatgaTCTTCTAGCTTTATATATAGAGCTCGAGACTAATTAATGGCACTTTCTTTTTGAAACTAATCTCACTTTTTTAGTCCAATTGTGGACCATTAATATTacaagtataaaacatcaatgcCAATTTGTCACTCTAACAAAATGAAATCAAACTACTACTCTTGCATGCAACTGGGATATATAGACACTTAAAAGATAGTTTAAATAGAAGTTGAGATATCTTTAATATGATTCAGTATTGTGCATGGTGAAGTCTTTGCAAATATGAAGATCTCTACATAAGCATAGGGACAACTGGGACAAGGAGAAATATCTGTGTTTTAAGATATCTGAACATTAGTTTATGTCTCGGAAAGCTATAATACATGGAGTATTAATTACGAGcaacttattaaaaaaaaaaaaactgaaactcCTATTATATcaatctacatatatatatcttCTTTGCACCTATGGACGCGAGAATTAATTTCTACTCACAGAGattgtgaaaaaaaaaaacctaagggAGTTTCCAGGTTCCATCATCACAGGGAGAACAACCCTCTTGAGCAATGTCAGTGATCTGAAGTCGTGTGTCATAGATCACCCCATTCCTCCAATTAGCCGGTAGTACTGCCTTAGCCCAATACCACTTGCCGTCAAACCCGGCTGTCACCACCAACCTAAATTGCAATGCTCCCTTGGGTACTCTGCTTTTTCTCaattccttcctccctattttttcctttctctctctctctctctctttttcatcACATTTATCTTCTACTAGTTAAATTGTTCGCGCTTCGCGCAATCGTAAAAAACAGTAGTGAACTTACAAAATGACTCTTTTTATTACAAATTTAGTCATGATAAAAGGAAATATATgagtaacactcaaatatttttTCCACTATTTTTCTTTGTACAGATAGAATCCCATAGTCCAATCATCTCTACTGCTATCCaactccaaaagaaaaaagatattTATTCTTACAAAGAATAGAAACATGTTAAAATGCAAAAAAGTTTATTTTGACAAATGTAATTACATACGTATATTCTCGTTCTACAGATAAATACTTATAAACAAAGATAGAAATAAAGTTAAATGTATTTTTCGTAATTGCCGTTATATTCTTTCTTCAAAAAACTGGTTAAAATCAAAGCTATTCCTGCCAAActtctaataaaaataaaatatgaacaaCATTAGCCATAGTTGATTCTTGACgtcattattttctttaaatgaacATTCATTGCGTCTTAAAGCAGAAGAGTCGCAAGCATCCACACCACATACAAAGTTGCATCGATCTTGCTTCGCTAAACAAAAGGAGTAATATAGTAGATATATAGTCATTCCCATTTAGATATTATGAACTTTTATAAATTACTTAAAGCATATTGATAATATCACAAGGACAAATCAATGGATGAGTTTGTCCAAGCTCACTGAAAAGCAATTTAACAGCATGAGAAAGGATACCAGGAACTGTAgtggtattataattatttctctgcTGTATATATGAAGACACTTAAGAATTGATTTCAATCTTTCTTTAACCCGCTCAAAGTAAGCAAAGCCATGATACTGCTTGCCTGCTCTAGCATAGGT
This DNA window, taken from Nicotiana tabacum cultivar K326 chromosome 4, ASM71507v2, whole genome shotgun sequence, encodes the following:
- the LOC107784434 gene encoding endochitinase 3 precursor, with product MRLLEFTALSSLLVLFLLLAVSAEQCGKQAGGARCPSGMCCSNFGWCGNTQDYCGPGKCQSQCPSGPGPTPRPPTPTPGPSTGDISNIISSSMFDQMLKHRNDNTCQGKSFYTYNAFITAARSFRGFGTTGDTTRRKREVAAFFAQTSHETTGGWDTAPDGRYAWGYCYLREQGNPPSYCVQSSQWPCAPGQKYYGRGPIQISYNYNYGPCGRAIGQNLLNNPDLVATNAVVSFKSAIWFWMTAQSPKPSCHDVITGRWTPSAADRAANRLPGYGVITNIINGGLECGHGSDARVQDRIGFYRRYCSILGVSPGDNIDCGNQKSFNSGLLLETM